The Burkholderia cepacia ATCC 25416 genome includes a window with the following:
- the pcaC gene encoding 4-carboxymuconolactone decarboxylase, whose translation MNDQERYEAGMTVRRAVLGDAHVDRSIENRTEVTDEFQNLITRYAWGEIWTRDGLPRHTRSLLTIAMMVALNRGEELALHLRAARNNGVTRDEIKEVLLQTAIYCGVPAANSAFHLADKIFKEQDAAA comes from the coding sequence ATGAACGACCAGGAACGTTACGAAGCAGGGATGACGGTGCGTCGCGCGGTGCTCGGCGACGCGCACGTCGATCGTTCGATCGAGAACCGTACCGAGGTGACCGACGAATTCCAGAACCTGATCACGCGTTATGCATGGGGCGAGATCTGGACGCGCGACGGCCTGCCGCGCCATACGCGCAGCCTGCTGACCATCGCGATGATGGTGGCGCTCAATCGCGGCGAGGAGCTTGCGCTCCATCTGCGCGCCGCGCGCAACAACGGCGTGACCCGCGACGAGATCAAGGAAGTGCTGCTGCAGACCGCGATCTATTGCGGCGTGCCGGCCGCGAATTCCGCGTTCCATCTCGCGGACAAGATCTTCAAGGAACAGGACGCGGCCGCGTAA
- a CDS encoding MFS transporter — MNRAPVVDVQTFINEQPFGGFQWLVFLMCFVIVLLDGFDTAAIGFIAPSLLGEWNLTKPDLAPVLSAALFGLACGALVSGPLSDRLGRRSLLLGSVFLFGVACLMSAFSTTIGHLTILRFITGVGLGAAMPNAVTMMGEFCPDKRRATVINLMFCGFPLGAAFGGFLAAWMIPHFGWRSVLILGGVTPLLLGVLLLLKMPESVRFMVASGQHVDKIRATLARISREALNAGSFAMTEAAPQTGSKGLGVVLSRSYIVGSVMLWLAYFMGLVIFYASINWMPILLKDAGLTPKSATLISALFPLGGVGAVLCGVLMDRFNANRVIAVCYALTAVSVYAIGQAAGNVGLLVLVVFVAGVLMNTAQSSMPALAAAFYPTEGRGTGVAWMLGVGRFGGIAGSFLVAELTRRHVSFAGVFATIAVAGLLACVALLIKQMARPHGVTQPAGKIESLGH; from the coding sequence ATGAATCGCGCACCCGTGGTCGATGTCCAGACCTTCATCAACGAGCAGCCGTTCGGCGGCTTTCAATGGCTCGTGTTCCTCATGTGTTTCGTGATCGTGCTGCTCGACGGCTTCGATACGGCCGCGATCGGCTTCATCGCGCCGTCGCTGCTCGGCGAATGGAACCTCACCAAGCCCGATCTCGCACCGGTACTCAGCGCCGCGCTGTTCGGCCTCGCGTGCGGCGCGCTCGTGTCGGGCCCGCTGTCCGACCGGCTCGGCCGCCGTTCGCTGCTGCTCGGCTCGGTATTCCTGTTCGGCGTCGCATGCCTGATGTCCGCATTCTCGACGACCATCGGGCACCTGACGATCCTGCGTTTCATCACCGGCGTCGGGCTGGGCGCGGCGATGCCGAACGCGGTCACGATGATGGGCGAGTTCTGCCCGGACAAGCGCCGCGCGACCGTGATCAACCTGATGTTCTGCGGCTTCCCGCTCGGCGCCGCGTTCGGCGGTTTCCTGGCCGCGTGGATGATTCCGCATTTCGGCTGGCGCAGCGTGCTGATCCTCGGCGGCGTGACGCCGCTGCTGCTCGGCGTGCTGTTGCTGCTGAAGATGCCGGAATCGGTGCGCTTCATGGTCGCGAGCGGCCAGCATGTCGACAAGATCCGCGCAACGCTTGCGCGCATCTCGCGCGAAGCGCTGAACGCCGGTTCGTTCGCGATGACCGAAGCCGCGCCGCAGACCGGCAGCAAGGGCCTCGGCGTCGTGCTGTCGCGCTCGTACATCGTCGGCTCGGTGATGCTGTGGCTCGCGTACTTCATGGGGCTCGTGATCTTCTACGCGTCGATCAACTGGATGCCGATCCTGCTGAAGGATGCTGGGCTGACGCCGAAGAGCGCGACGCTGATCTCCGCGCTGTTCCCGCTCGGCGGTGTGGGTGCCGTGCTGTGCGGCGTGCTGATGGACCGCTTCAACGCGAACCGCGTGATCGCCGTGTGCTACGCGCTGACGGCCGTCAGCGTGTATGCGATCGGGCAGGCGGCCGGTAACGTCGGGCTGCTCGTGCTGGTCGTGTTCGTGGCCGGCGTGCTGATGAACACCGCGCAATCGTCGATGCCGGCGCTCGCCGCCGCGTTCTATCCGACCGAGGGGCGCGGCACGGGTGTCGCGTGGATGCTCGGCGTCGGCCGCTTCGGCGGGATTGCGGGATCGTTCCTCGTCGCCGAGCTGACGCGCCGGCATGTCTCGTTCGCGGGCGTGTTTGCGACGATCGCCGTCGCGGGCTTGCTCGCGTGTGTCGCGCTGCTGATCAAGCAGATGGCGCGGCCGCACGGCGTGACGCAGCCGGCAGGCAAGATCGAATCGCTCGGGCATTGA
- a CDS encoding DUF1488 domain-containing protein, with product MANNTVTLNFPNPSRSYDASRHCVCFWGYDNSREITFLVDDAMLAKLNFDMDSGEPALLAAFDRNRDRILGLARDLYKGGPQNRYTIS from the coding sequence ATGGCGAATAACACCGTGACGCTCAACTTTCCGAATCCCAGTCGCTCCTACGACGCTTCCAGACACTGTGTGTGTTTCTGGGGCTACGACAATTCTCGCGAGATTACCTTTCTGGTCGACGATGCGATGCTGGCGAAACTGAACTTCGACATGGATTCTGGCGAGCCCGCCTTGCTTGCGGCCTTCGACCGCAATCGCGACCGGATTCTGGGACTCGCCCGAGACCTTTACAAGGGGGGACCTCAGAACCGGTACACGATCTCGTGA
- a CDS encoding CoA transferase subunit B has product MKRLTRDEMAKRVAQDIPEGAYVNLGIGVPTLVANHLDPSKEIFLHSENGLLGMGPAPAPGEEDDELINAGKQHVTLLTGGAYFHHSDSFAMMRGGHLDYCVLGAFQVSANGDLANWHTGAPDAIPAVGGAMDLAIGAKQVFVMMEHLTKQGESKIVAQCSYPVTGVQCVSRIYTDLAVLDVTADGLAVSEIFTDLSFDELQKLTGVPLIDATQKAAA; this is encoded by the coding sequence ATGAAACGACTGACCCGCGATGAAATGGCCAAGCGCGTCGCCCAGGACATCCCCGAAGGCGCGTACGTGAACCTCGGCATCGGCGTGCCGACGCTGGTGGCGAACCACCTCGATCCGAGCAAGGAGATCTTCCTGCACAGCGAGAACGGCCTGCTCGGCATGGGCCCCGCGCCCGCGCCCGGCGAGGAAGACGACGAACTGATCAACGCCGGCAAGCAGCATGTGACGCTGCTCACCGGCGGCGCATATTTCCACCATTCGGATTCGTTCGCGATGATGCGCGGCGGCCACCTCGATTACTGCGTGCTCGGCGCGTTCCAGGTATCGGCGAACGGCGACCTCGCGAACTGGCATACGGGCGCGCCCGATGCGATTCCGGCGGTCGGCGGCGCGATGGACCTCGCGATCGGCGCGAAGCAGGTGTTCGTGATGATGGAGCACCTGACGAAGCAGGGCGAAAGCAAGATCGTCGCGCAGTGCTCGTATCCGGTCACCGGCGTGCAATGCGTGAGCCGTATCTATACGGATCTCGCCGTGCTCGACGTGACGGCCGACGGGCTGGCCGTGAGCGAGATCTTCACCGACCTGTCGTTCGACGAACTGCAGAAGCTGACCGGCGTGCCGCTGATCGACGCGACGCAAAAGGCGGCTGCCTGA
- a CDS encoding 3-oxoacid CoA-transferase subunit A codes for MVNKIFESLQSAVADIHDGATIMIGGFGTAGMPSELIDALIEQGARDLTIVNNNAGNGETGLAALLKAKQVRKIICSFPRQSDSQVFDGLYRAGEIELELVPQGNLAERIRAAGAGIGGFFTPTGYGTKLAEGKETRVIDGKPYVFETPIHADFALVKAYKGDRWGNLVYRKTARNFGPIMASAAKVAIVQVSEVVPLGALNPEHIVTPGIFVQRVVEVPQAAHAAELAAEHAASQAA; via the coding sequence ATGGTCAACAAGATTTTCGAATCGCTTCAGTCGGCGGTGGCCGACATCCACGACGGCGCGACAATCATGATCGGCGGCTTCGGCACGGCCGGCATGCCGTCCGAACTGATCGACGCGCTGATCGAACAGGGCGCGCGCGACCTGACGATCGTCAACAACAACGCGGGCAACGGCGAGACGGGCCTCGCGGCGCTGCTGAAGGCGAAGCAGGTGCGCAAGATCATCTGCTCGTTCCCACGCCAGAGCGATTCGCAGGTGTTCGACGGGCTGTACCGCGCCGGCGAGATCGAGCTGGAGCTCGTGCCGCAGGGCAACCTCGCGGAGCGTATCCGCGCGGCGGGCGCCGGCATCGGCGGCTTCTTCACGCCGACGGGTTACGGCACCAAGCTCGCGGAAGGCAAGGAAACGCGCGTGATCGACGGCAAGCCGTATGTGTTCGAGACGCCGATCCACGCCGATTTCGCGCTCGTGAAGGCGTACAAGGGCGATCGCTGGGGCAATCTCGTGTATCGCAAGACCGCGCGCAACTTCGGGCCGATCATGGCCAGCGCCGCGAAGGTCGCGATCGTGCAGGTGTCGGAAGTCGTGCCGCTCGGCGCGCTGAACCCGGAACACATCGTGACGCCGGGCATTTTCGTCCAGCGCGTCGTCGAGGTGCCGCAGGCCGCGCATGCGGCCGAGCTGGCTGCCGAACATGCTGCATCGCAAGCCGCTTGA
- the pcaD gene encoding 3-oxoadipate enol-lactonase, protein MPFATVNGVKLHYRIDRAARDDAPWLVFSNSLGADLQMWAPQIRPLTQHFNILRYDTRGHGHSDAPAGSYTIEQLAGDVIGLLDHVGIDRAHFCGISMGGLTGAALAARFPSRIVRAVLSNTAAKIGSPEVWAPRAQKARAEGMAALADAVLPRWFTDAFVEREPRLFDAIRDTFVHTDKDGYAANCDALNAADLREEVKGIALPVLVVTGAKDMSTPPDQGRALAAAIPGAQHVEFDAAHISNIECTDGFNRALLDFLTA, encoded by the coding sequence ATGCCTTTCGCCACTGTCAACGGCGTGAAACTGCATTACCGGATCGACCGTGCCGCGCGTGACGACGCGCCGTGGCTCGTCTTCTCGAACTCGCTCGGCGCCGACCTGCAGATGTGGGCACCGCAGATCCGTCCGCTCACGCAGCACTTCAACATCCTGCGCTACGACACGCGCGGCCACGGCCATTCCGATGCACCGGCCGGTTCGTACACGATCGAGCAGCTCGCCGGCGACGTGATCGGCCTGCTCGACCACGTCGGCATCGATCGCGCGCATTTCTGCGGAATCTCGATGGGCGGGCTGACGGGCGCGGCGCTGGCCGCGCGCTTCCCGTCGCGCATTGTGCGCGCGGTGCTGTCGAACACCGCGGCAAAGATCGGTTCGCCGGAAGTGTGGGCGCCGCGCGCGCAGAAGGCGCGCGCCGAAGGGATGGCCGCGCTCGCCGACGCCGTGCTGCCGCGCTGGTTCACCGACGCATTCGTCGAGCGTGAGCCGCGCCTGTTCGATGCGATCCGCGACACCTTCGTCCATACCGACAAGGACGGTTATGCGGCGAACTGCGACGCGCTGAATGCCGCCGACCTGCGCGAAGAGGTGAAAGGCATCGCGCTGCCGGTGCTCGTCGTGACCGGCGCGAAGGATATGTCGACGCCGCCCGACCAGGGCCGCGCGCTCGCCGCCGCGATTCCGGGTGCGCAGCACGTCGAATTCGACGCCGCGCATATTTCGAACATCGAGTGCACCGACGGCTTCAACCGCGCGCTGCTCGATTTCCTGACCGCGTGA
- a CDS encoding 3-carboxy-cis,cis-muconate cycloisomerase: protein MLEDSARLTSLICGTEPLNRIWSPRATIQRMLDVEAALARALAAQQVIPAAAVAPIERACDASRLDADALAHGAALGGNLAIPLVKQLTAQVKADDPEAAKFVHWGATSQDIIDTATVLQLRDTLDVLEPMLDEACASLAALARTHRATPMIGRTWLQQALPITLGLKFAQWLDALLRHRARFAELRERALVLQFGGAAGTLASLREHAAGVTAALAADLKLAAPAVPWHTQRDRIAEAASCFGMLTGTLGKIARDVSLQMQTEVGELGEPAAAGKGGSSTMPHKRNPVGCAAVLTAAVRAPNLVATVFAGMVQEHERALGGWQAEWEALPDLARLTGGALAQIAQIVAGLDVNTERLAANLELTRGLILGEAVMLALGDKIGRLDAHHVVEHASKEAVRTGSTLFDVLAADATVSAHLSRDALARLLDPAHYVGEAQACVDAVLALHAGTQ, encoded by the coding sequence ATGCTCGAAGACAGCGCCCGCCTGACCTCCCTCATCTGCGGCACCGAGCCGCTCAACCGGATCTGGTCGCCCCGCGCGACGATCCAGCGGATGCTCGACGTCGAGGCCGCGCTCGCGCGTGCGCTCGCCGCGCAGCAGGTGATTCCCGCCGCCGCGGTCGCGCCGATCGAGCGCGCGTGCGACGCAAGCCGGCTCGACGCCGACGCGCTCGCGCACGGCGCGGCGCTCGGCGGCAATCTCGCGATTCCGCTCGTCAAGCAGCTCACCGCGCAGGTGAAGGCCGACGACCCCGAGGCCGCGAAGTTCGTGCACTGGGGGGCGACGAGCCAGGACATCATCGATACCGCGACCGTCCTGCAGCTACGCGACACGCTCGACGTGCTCGAGCCGATGCTCGACGAAGCGTGTGCGTCGCTCGCGGCGCTCGCGCGCACGCATCGCGCGACGCCGATGATCGGCCGCACGTGGCTGCAGCAGGCGCTGCCGATCACGCTCGGCCTGAAATTCGCGCAATGGCTCGACGCGCTGCTGCGCCATCGCGCGCGTTTCGCCGAATTGCGCGAACGCGCGCTGGTGCTGCAGTTCGGCGGCGCGGCCGGCACGCTCGCGAGCCTGCGCGAGCACGCGGCCGGCGTCACGGCCGCGCTGGCGGCGGACCTGAAGCTCGCCGCACCGGCCGTGCCGTGGCACACGCAGCGCGACCGCATCGCGGAAGCCGCGTCCTGCTTCGGGATGCTGACGGGTACGCTCGGCAAGATCGCGCGCGACGTGTCGCTGCAGATGCAGACCGAAGTCGGCGAGCTTGGCGAACCGGCCGCCGCCGGCAAGGGCGGCTCGTCGACGATGCCGCACAAGCGCAACCCGGTCGGTTGCGCGGCGGTGCTCACCGCCGCGGTGCGCGCACCGAACCTCGTCGCGACGGTGTTCGCGGGCATGGTCCAGGAACATGAACGTGCGCTCGGCGGCTGGCAGGCCGAATGGGAAGCGCTGCCCGATCTCGCGCGCCTGACCGGCGGCGCGCTTGCGCAGATCGCGCAGATCGTCGCGGGCCTCGACGTGAACACCGAGCGCCTTGCCGCGAATCTCGAACTGACGCGCGGGCTGATTCTCGGCGAAGCGGTGATGCTCGCGCTCGGCGACAAGATCGGCCGGCTCGACGCGCATCACGTCGTCGAGCATGCGTCGAAGGAAGCCGTGCGCACGGGCTCGACGCTGTTCGATGTGCTCGCCGCCGATGCGACCGTGTCGGCGCACCTGTCGCGCGACGCGCTCGCGCGGCTGCTTGATCCCGCTCATTACGTCGGCGAGGCGCAGGCCTGCGTCGACGCCGTGCTCGCGCTGCACGCGGGCACGCAATAA
- a CDS encoding LysE family translocator: protein MEFLTLSALPAGMLFALVTSITPGPNNTMLLASGVNFGFRRTMPHLFGISTGVAILMLCVGFGLGEAFKRLPLLYTILEVASVAYLLYLAWRIGTSGEVKAHGGKPRPMTFIEAAAFQWINPKAWMMVLTAATTVRLSGDYGMNAAWMAVVFILIGFPCISLWAAFGLGLRRFLSNPRALRLFNVTMAVLLILSLYPLIAHLLPQ, encoded by the coding sequence ATGGAATTCCTCACCCTGAGCGCGCTGCCCGCCGGCATGCTGTTTGCGCTCGTCACGTCGATCACGCCCGGCCCGAACAACACGATGCTGCTCGCATCCGGCGTCAACTTCGGTTTCCGCCGCACCATGCCGCACCTGTTCGGCATCAGCACCGGCGTCGCGATCCTGATGCTCTGTGTCGGCTTCGGCCTCGGCGAAGCATTCAAGCGCCTGCCGCTGCTCTATACGATCCTCGAAGTCGCGAGCGTCGCGTACCTGCTGTACCTCGCGTGGCGCATCGGCACGTCGGGCGAAGTGAAGGCACACGGCGGCAAGCCGCGGCCGATGACGTTCATCGAAGCCGCCGCTTTCCAGTGGATCAATCCGAAGGCATGGATGATGGTGCTGACCGCCGCGACGACGGTCCGCCTGTCCGGCGACTACGGGATGAACGCCGCGTGGATGGCCGTCGTATTCATTCTGATCGGCTTTCCGTGCATCAGCCTGTGGGCCGCGTTCGGGCTCGGCCTGCGCCGCTTCCTGTCGAATCCCCGCGCGTTGCGCCTCTTCAACGTGACGATGGCCGTGCTGCTGATCCTGTCGCTGTACCCCCTGATCGCGCACCTGCTGCCGCAGTGA